A single region of the Oceanicola sp. 502str15 genome encodes:
- a CDS encoding FAD-dependent oxidoreductase: MSHASSKPVSGIPPRTDVLVVGAGMAGYAAAISAAELGADVLLVEKEELDGGSSILAGASFAFAGTKAQADAGIEDDIETLRKDLLDVGGYKNNPEILELYLDHQLETYDWLRSVGVRFQDVQLSSNMSRPRSHPAVPAQIFEALRARAANFPNLVRLVGRGMTGLTFEPGSGCVTGGKIRDADGAEHEVRADRGVVLATGGFARSRDLVQTFAPEQAPAIRLGGTGSDGDGLRMAWALGADMADMGYVKATFGIAMPDHPLEQRAYDGPRPLVHAMYRGGLIVNTESRRFISEANSYKVLGEACLRQSGAAAYQIFDQRVMDESREAPRTHDYRGALEAGLIHRGETLAEAAAKAGLDPDRVEQEVGLYNAAVAGQGADAFGRETLGMGVGTPRPVDQPAFYVFPCTSGLFSTYAGLKTDAGLQVRKVDGGVLTGLYAAGEVMGGFHGKGYMSGTGMGKSAVFGRLAGRLAASSRP; this comes from the coding sequence ATGTCTCACGCTTCAAGCAAGCCGGTCTCCGGCATTCCACCGCGCACGGATGTGCTTGTCGTCGGTGCCGGTATGGCCGGCTACGCGGCGGCAATCTCTGCCGCCGAACTGGGCGCCGATGTGCTGCTCGTCGAAAAGGAGGAACTTGACGGGGGAAGTTCCATCCTGGCGGGCGCCAGTTTTGCTTTCGCAGGGACGAAGGCGCAGGCCGATGCCGGCATCGAGGATGATATCGAAACCCTCCGCAAGGACCTTCTCGACGTTGGCGGCTACAAGAACAACCCGGAGATTCTTGAACTCTATCTGGATCATCAACTTGAAACCTATGACTGGCTCCGATCCGTCGGTGTCCGGTTTCAGGACGTCCAACTGAGCTCCAACATGTCGCGCCCCAGAAGTCATCCGGCTGTCCCGGCGCAGATATTCGAGGCGTTGCGAGCCCGTGCGGCCAACTTTCCCAATCTGGTGCGGCTGGTGGGGCGGGGCATGACCGGCCTCACCTTCGAGCCCGGCTCCGGCTGTGTCACGGGCGGCAAGATCCGGGATGCCGATGGCGCTGAACATGAGGTGCGGGCCGATCGCGGTGTGGTTCTCGCGACCGGTGGTTTCGCCCGCAGCCGCGACCTCGTTCAAACCTTTGCACCCGAACAGGCCCCTGCCATCCGCCTGGGAGGAACAGGCTCCGATGGGGACGGGCTGCGCATGGCCTGGGCCCTGGGCGCCGACATGGCAGACATGGGCTATGTCAAGGCGACCTTCGGGATCGCCATGCCCGACCACCCGTTGGAGCAAAGGGCATACGATGGCCCGCGCCCGCTGGTGCATGCGATGTATCGGGGGGGGCTGATCGTCAATACCGAGAGCCGCCGGTTCATTTCCGAGGCGAATTCTTACAAGGTGCTTGGCGAAGCCTGCCTGCGCCAGAGCGGCGCGGCCGCCTACCAGATTTTCGACCAGCGCGTCATGGACGAGTCGCGGGAGGCGCCGCGCACCCATGACTACCGCGGTGCGCTTGAGGCAGGGCTCATTCATCGCGGCGAGACATTGGCTGAAGCCGCGGCGAAAGCCGGGCTTGATCCGGACCGTGTCGAACAGGAAGTGGGCCTCTACAATGCCGCCGTCGCCGGGCAGGGCGCTGATGCCTTCGGCCGGGAAACGCTTGGCATGGGGGTGGGCACGCCGCGTCCTGTCGATCAGCCCGCCTTCTATGTTTTTCCTTGCACATCCGGCCTCTTCAGCACCTATGCCGGCCTCAAGACCGACGCCGGCTTGCAGGTCAGAAAAGTGGATGGCGGAGTTCTGACCGGGCTCTATGCGGCTGGCGAAGTCATGGGCGGCTTTCACGGCAAGGGCTATATGAGCGGCACCGGCATGGGCAAATCCGCAGTCTTCGGACGGCTCGCGGGCAGGCTTGCCGCCTCGTCCCGGCCCTGA
- a CDS encoding TRAP transporter large permease → MTPIALGLVGIGVLFVLLAIRMPVGICLAVVSFLGIWSVRGLNAAFGTLKSIPYDFAAHWTLSAIPMFLLMGAIVSQSGMTSSLFAAMRVWLGWLPGGLAVATNFAGAGFAAASGSSLATTATLGRIAVPEMLRFNYNPGLATGVATAVGTLGAVIPPSIVIVLFAIFAEVPVGQVLIAGVIPGLLTAFAYATLIVVRCTLNPELAPRINEQNRTFRQKLALILPIWPLPLLVIGVIGGIYSGITTATEAGAAGAVIALILSVLQRKMGWQDFKASLIETARSTASLMLVAIGAALLTRFLAFTGIPGVLSSLIDSLGAGPIAIILAVSVVYIVLGCFLDPLGVLLLTLPILLPIFEAADMNLIWVGIILVKYIEIGMLTPPVGLNVFIMKGIMGDRVSLVSIFKGVSWFLLAEVVVMTLLITFPGIVLFLPGLMEN, encoded by the coding sequence ATGACCCCCATCGCCCTCGGACTCGTCGGCATCGGCGTCCTCTTCGTTCTCCTTGCCATCCGGATGCCGGTGGGCATCTGTCTGGCCGTCGTTTCCTTTCTCGGAATCTGGTCGGTGCGCGGCCTGAACGCGGCTTTCGGCACATTGAAGTCCATTCCCTACGACTTTGCGGCGCATTGGACGCTCTCGGCAATCCCGATGTTCCTTCTGATGGGGGCGATCGTTTCGCAGTCAGGCATGACATCGAGCCTCTTCGCTGCCATGAGGGTATGGCTTGGCTGGCTGCCCGGTGGTTTGGCGGTTGCGACCAACTTCGCCGGAGCCGGTTTTGCGGCGGCGAGTGGGTCGAGTCTTGCAACGACCGCAACCCTTGGCCGGATCGCAGTGCCGGAGATGCTCCGGTTCAATTACAACCCTGGCCTCGCCACAGGCGTGGCCACTGCTGTCGGAACGCTCGGCGCAGTGATACCGCCCAGTATCGTGATCGTCCTGTTCGCGATCTTCGCCGAAGTGCCGGTTGGGCAGGTGTTGATCGCCGGCGTGATCCCCGGCCTGCTCACCGCATTCGCCTATGCCACGCTCATTGTTGTGCGATGCACCCTGAACCCGGAACTGGCCCCCAGGATCAATGAACAGAACCGGACCTTCAGGCAGAAGTTAGCATTGATCCTGCCGATCTGGCCCCTTCCCCTGCTGGTGATCGGCGTGATCGGTGGCATCTATAGCGGTATAACGACGGCCACCGAAGCCGGAGCCGCGGGGGCAGTCATTGCGCTCATCCTGTCCGTGCTGCAACGCAAGATGGGATGGCAGGATTTCAAGGCCAGTCTGATCGAGACTGCGCGCTCGACCGCGAGCTTGATGCTCGTCGCCATCGGCGCCGCGCTCCTCACACGGTTTCTGGCTTTCACGGGCATCCCCGGTGTTCTGTCGTCGCTAATCGACTCGCTCGGCGCCGGACCGATCGCGATCATCCTCGCCGTTTCGGTCGTCTATATCGTGCTTGGCTGTTTCCTTGACCCGCTTGGGGTGTTGCTGCTGACGCTCCCGATCCTCCTGCCGATCTTCGAGGCCGCAGACATGAACCTGATCTGGGTCGGGATCATTCTTGTGAAGTACATCGAGATCGGGATGTTGACCCCGCCGGTCGGGCTGAACGTGTTCATAATGAAGGGCATAATGGGCGATCGGGTGTCCTTGGTCAGCATCTTCAAGGGTGTCAGCTGGTTTCTGCTGGCGGAAGTCGTGGTGATGACCCTGCTGATCACCTTTCCCGGAATCGTCCTGTTCCTGCCCGGACTGATGGAAAACTGA
- a CDS encoding TRAP transporter small permease → MTKFAEKISGWISGFLLVLACIALLILAGHVTASITGRYLLGKPIAATLEIGTFYYMVAVTFLPLAFAQRERGHVSVDFVVELLPQRANRLLAILADMLTLAFLLIFSWATTISAIEKTRRNDYVLTQHFDLTLWPSRWLLVAGLIAFSIVVAVQIIVGLRDLVVAPRFKEGERT, encoded by the coding sequence ATGACCAAGTTCGCAGAGAAAATATCAGGGTGGATTTCTGGCTTCCTGTTGGTGCTCGCCTGCATTGCCCTTCTCATATTGGCGGGGCATGTAACGGCCAGCATCACCGGGCGCTACCTACTGGGCAAACCGATCGCGGCAACGCTGGAGATTGGCACATTCTACTACATGGTCGCCGTAACATTCCTGCCGCTTGCCTTCGCACAGAGAGAACGCGGCCATGTCAGCGTCGACTTCGTGGTGGAGCTTCTTCCGCAGCGGGCAAACCGACTGCTGGCCATACTGGCCGATATGCTGACACTCGCTTTTCTGCTGATCTTCAGCTGGGCGACAACGATCTCAGCCATCGAGAAAACGCGGCGCAACGATTACGTGCTTACGCAACACTTTGACCTCACGCTCTGGCCCTCGCGCTGGCTGCTGGTTGCGGGTCTCATCGCCTTTTCGATCGTCGTGGCAGTCCAGATCATCGTCGGGCTGCGCGATCTGGTCGTGGCCCCCCGCTTCAAAGAAGGAGAGCGAACATGA
- a CDS encoding FAD-dependent monooxygenase, translating to MLPDTTPILIVGAGPVGLSLAGDLGWRGVGCTLIEKTDGAIVQPKMDMVGVRTMEFCRRWGIAKDVEYSPYPRDYPQDNVWLESFTGFEFGREPMVSKAEEPKPPQSPQKRERCPQDMFDPILRKFVGTMADATVAYETELVDFTEDSDGVTAIVRTGMGDTRKIRAGFLVGTDGAASTVRRKLGIKMHGKPVLTYTTNVIFRCKDLPSLHDKGKAYRFIFIGPEGTWLTIVAIDGADRWRMSIVGSKEKREVPEEEIHAYIRRAMGKDFDYEIESVMPWVRRQLVASSYGTNRVFLAGDSCHLTSPTGGFGMNTGIADAIDLAWKLEAVHKGWGGPHLLPSYTIERKPVAIRAVTEAGRNLGRMLATRTKAPPPVAFETGPAAEAARKVYGDWYTETMKPEWFSNGIHLGYTYYHSPVVCPDGSQAPVDDVSDPVQTGRPGHRAPHIWLYDGRSSLDLFAKGFTLIRFKAEVEVEALLNAAGQMGIPVTLVDLFDEAEMRDLYGADLSLVRPDGHVGWRGDTVGADSEKILSVVSGHKKSQEAEIPPDLVDGEIAGAREGMASSALKA from the coding sequence ATGCTTCCAGACACGACGCCAATCCTGATTGTGGGCGCTGGCCCGGTGGGCCTTTCGCTGGCGGGCGACCTGGGTTGGCGTGGCGTCGGTTGCACGTTGATCGAAAAGACCGATGGCGCGATCGTTCAGCCCAAGATGGACATGGTCGGCGTGCGCACCATGGAGTTCTGCCGCAGGTGGGGGATTGCGAAGGATGTCGAGTACAGCCCATACCCGCGCGACTATCCGCAGGACAACGTATGGCTGGAGAGCTTCACCGGCTTCGAGTTCGGCCGGGAGCCGATGGTGTCGAAGGCGGAAGAGCCGAAGCCGCCGCAATCCCCCCAGAAAAGGGAGCGGTGCCCGCAGGATATGTTCGACCCCATCCTGAGAAAATTCGTCGGCACGATGGCTGACGCAACCGTTGCCTATGAGACGGAGCTTGTCGATTTCACCGAAGACAGCGATGGCGTGACCGCCATCGTCCGAACGGGCATGGGCGACACACGCAAGATCCGCGCGGGCTTTCTGGTGGGCACCGATGGCGCGGCCAGCACGGTGCGCCGAAAGCTCGGCATCAAGATGCACGGCAAGCCCGTTCTGACCTATACAACCAATGTCATTTTTCGTTGTAAGGATCTGCCGTCGCTTCATGACAAGGGCAAAGCGTATCGCTTCATCTTCATCGGACCGGAAGGCACATGGCTGACAATCGTTGCGATCGACGGTGCAGACCGCTGGAGAATGTCGATTGTCGGAAGCAAGGAGAAACGCGAGGTGCCGGAGGAGGAAATCCATGCCTATATCCGGCGCGCGATGGGCAAGGATTTCGATTACGAGATCGAGTCGGTCATGCCTTGGGTTCGCCGGCAACTCGTTGCCTCTAGCTATGGAACGAACCGCGTTTTCCTTGCCGGTGACAGCTGCCATCTGACGTCGCCCACAGGTGGCTTCGGAATGAACACAGGGATCGCGGACGCCATTGATCTGGCTTGGAAGCTCGAGGCTGTTCACAAGGGCTGGGGCGGGCCGCACCTGCTGCCGAGTTACACGATCGAGCGCAAGCCCGTTGCCATTCGCGCCGTGACGGAAGCCGGACGGAACCTCGGCAGGATGCTGGCAACCCGGACAAAGGCGCCGCCGCCGGTCGCCTTCGAGACCGGCCCCGCCGCCGAGGCCGCGCGCAAGGTATACGGCGACTGGTACACTGAGACCATGAAGCCGGAGTGGTTCTCCAACGGCATTCACCTAGGCTACACCTACTATCATTCGCCCGTCGTTTGCCCCGATGGGTCGCAGGCTCCGGTGGATGATGTGTCCGACCCGGTTCAGACAGGTCGACCCGGCCACCGGGCACCGCACATCTGGTTGTACGATGGCAGATCGTCGCTGGACCTCTTTGCCAAGGGCTTCACCCTGATCCGGTTCAAGGCGGAGGTCGAGGTGGAGGCTCTCCTGAACGCTGCCGGACAAATGGGGATTCCGGTGACCCTGGTCGACTTGTTCGATGAGGCTGAAATGCGGGACCTCTACGGAGCCGACCTGTCTCTCGTGCGACCGGACGGACACGTCGGATGGCGCGGCGATACGGTCGGGGCGGACTCGGAGAAAATTCTGAGCGTTGTGAGTGGCCACAAGAAATCGCAGGAGGCGGAAATCCCGCCTGACCTTGTTGATGGCGAAATTGCGGGCGCGCGCGAGGGTATGGCCTCTTCGGCGCTGAAGGCTTAG
- a CDS encoding LysR family transcriptional regulator, with protein MAKEQDKGEDEGDQRTSDPMVNRTEVYSNLPRIELRQLRYFLAVAEELNFTRAAEKMGIAQPPLSQQIMNLEHQLKVKLFTRSRRQVSLTPEGDAFIVYARRIINNTQIAAELVGAITRGENGPLSIGAVFSSIYTVIPQLIEVFASRFPKVRLHLQEMIIAQQVTALREDRIDVGILRGPIPEPDLETLSLLEERFVAVVPKTHPLAGEAQLSVEHLIDQPMIRVIPSVNRNYSRQMFSVLEDLGKPINIVHEVSDTHTLLGLVSSGLGLSIVPESLNVIHTDRLRYIPLGETTPTTSIQLAWKPSSPSKTLPRLLEVARELRDRSSGFS; from the coding sequence ATGGCGAAGGAACAAGACAAGGGCGAAGACGAAGGCGACCAGAGGACAAGCGACCCGATGGTCAACCGCACTGAAGTCTACAGCAATCTGCCTCGAATCGAACTTCGACAGCTGCGCTACTTTCTCGCCGTCGCGGAAGAACTGAACTTCACGCGGGCGGCGGAGAAAATGGGGATCGCCCAGCCGCCGCTAAGCCAGCAAATCATGAACCTCGAACACCAGCTCAAGGTTAAATTGTTTACTCGAAGCCGCAGACAGGTTTCGCTGACACCTGAAGGCGACGCGTTCATCGTCTATGCACGCCGGATCATCAACAACACCCAGATCGCGGCGGAGCTGGTGGGCGCCATTACCCGCGGAGAGAATGGCCCGCTTTCGATCGGGGCGGTCTTCTCGTCGATCTATACCGTCATTCCGCAACTCATCGAGGTCTTTGCATCGAGATTTCCGAAGGTCCGGCTGCACCTTCAGGAGATGATCATTGCCCAGCAGGTGACGGCCCTGAGGGAAGACAGGATCGACGTGGGCATTCTGCGCGGCCCGATTCCCGAACCGGACCTCGAAACACTCTCGCTGCTCGAAGAGCGCTTTGTCGCGGTCGTTCCCAAGACACACCCGCTGGCGGGCGAGGCCCAGCTTTCCGTCGAGCATTTGATCGATCAGCCGATGATCCGGGTCATTCCCTCGGTCAACCGCAACTACAGCCGGCAGATGTTCAGCGTGCTTGAAGACCTCGGAAAGCCGATAAACATCGTTCACGAGGTCTCGGACACGCACACCCTGCTCGGGCTGGTCTCGTCGGGCCTCGGGCTGTCGATCGTTCCGGAGTCCCTGAACGTGATCCACACCGACCGCCTGAGGTATATTCCGCTCGGCGAGACGACTCCGACCACCTCCATCCAGCTTGCGTGGAAACCCAGCTCTCCGTCGAAAACGCTGCCCCGGCTGTTGGAAGTTGCACGCGAGCTGCGTGACCGGAGCTCGGGGTTTTCCTAG
- a CDS encoding branched-chain amino acid ABC transporter permease, translated as MVLLPTVVYPIFLMKVFAFVIFASGYNLLFGYAGLMSFGQAAFLGAGAYTTAILAAQLAIPPVLAVLVGTAAGALLGAGFGFLAIRRQGIYFAMITLALAQMFYFLCLRSPLTGGEDGVQAVPRGTFAGVVDLSDDNLLYIVCAAAMLGVLVLINRIIHSPFGRILKAVRDNEARVESLGFNVKPYKLAVFVIAAALAGFAGGMKSIVFGIATLTDVSLVTTVEVVLIVLVGGTGTVFGPVAGAFVVLALEHYLAPFGAWFALIQGLIFMIMVILMRRGVIGTLADKCGYRL; from the coding sequence GTGGTTCTGTTGCCGACAGTAGTCTATCCGATCTTCCTGATGAAGGTGTTTGCCTTCGTGATCTTCGCTTCTGGTTACAACCTGCTTTTCGGCTATGCAGGGCTCATGAGCTTTGGCCAGGCCGCCTTTCTGGGTGCCGGTGCCTACACCACTGCCATTCTTGCCGCGCAGCTGGCGATTCCACCGGTCCTGGCCGTGTTGGTTGGCACAGCGGCGGGCGCCCTTCTGGGCGCGGGCTTCGGCTTTCTCGCCATTCGCCGTCAGGGCATCTACTTCGCGATGATCACCCTCGCGCTGGCACAGATGTTCTACTTCCTCTGCCTGAGATCGCCCCTGACGGGCGGAGAGGACGGGGTGCAGGCTGTACCTCGTGGCACATTCGCCGGCGTTGTCGATCTGTCAGACGACAACCTCCTCTACATCGTCTGTGCCGCCGCGATGCTGGGCGTGCTCGTGCTGATCAACCGCATCATCCACTCGCCCTTTGGCCGCATTTTGAAGGCCGTGCGCGACAACGAGGCCCGCGTCGAGTCGCTCGGGTTCAACGTGAAGCCCTACAAGCTGGCCGTCTTCGTGATCGCCGCAGCACTCGCAGGATTCGCGGGCGGCATGAAGTCTATCGTCTTTGGTATCGCAACTCTGACCGATGTGTCGCTTGTGACCACTGTCGAGGTGGTACTGATCGTTCTGGTCGGGGGCACGGGCACTGTCTTCGGCCCCGTGGCAGGCGCTTTCGTGGTGCTCGCGCTGGAGCATTACCTTGCGCCCTTCGGCGCCTGGTTTGCGCTTATCCAAGGGCTGATCTTCATGATCATGGTCATCCTGATGCGCCGGGGCGTCATCGGGACTCTGGCCGACAAATGCGGCTATCGCCTCTAG
- a CDS encoding branched-chain amino acid ABC transporter permease, translating into MDFNVTLILGQMVLGVVNGVFYALLSLGLSIIFGMLGVINFAHGAFFMVGAFLSWVLLEYLGIGYWAALVLVPLMVGAVGMAMERTLIRPLYSLDHLYGLLLTLGLTLALEAGARLLFGAQGMPYAVPDSLRGAVSLGFMFLPTYRVWVVVIGVTICLITWFLIERTPLGAKLRAATEDPAMVQTFGVNVPRMLTLTYGAGIGLAALGGVLAAPIYSVDPFMGTNVVIVVFAVVVIGGMGSVMGSIVTGLAVGILEGLAKAVFPEIASTAVFILMAIVLLARPNGLFGKV; encoded by the coding sequence ATGGATTTCAACGTAACACTGATCTTGGGGCAAATGGTTCTGGGCGTTGTGAATGGTGTGTTCTACGCGCTTCTTTCGCTCGGGCTTTCGATCATCTTCGGGATGCTCGGCGTCATCAACTTTGCCCATGGCGCGTTCTTCATGGTGGGCGCGTTCCTGTCATGGGTTTTGCTCGAGTATCTTGGCATAGGATATTGGGCGGCGCTTGTTCTGGTTCCATTGATGGTCGGCGCGGTCGGCATGGCAATGGAACGAACCCTCATCCGTCCGCTCTACAGCCTCGACCACCTTTACGGCCTCCTTTTGACCCTTGGCCTGACGCTGGCACTCGAGGCAGGGGCACGTCTGCTCTTCGGCGCACAGGGCATGCCCTATGCGGTGCCTGACTCGCTCAGGGGGGCTGTGTCGCTCGGCTTCATGTTCCTGCCGACCTATCGGGTTTGGGTTGTGGTGATAGGTGTCACGATCTGCCTGATCACGTGGTTCCTGATAGAGCGCACGCCGCTGGGCGCCAAGCTCCGCGCGGCGACGGAAGACCCGGCGATGGTGCAGACATTCGGCGTCAACGTGCCGCGTATGCTGACCCTGACCTACGGAGCGGGGATCGGGCTTGCGGCGCTGGGCGGGGTTCTGGCCGCGCCGATTTATTCGGTCGATCCCTTCATGGGCACCAACGTGGTGATCGTTGTCTTCGCCGTCGTGGTGATCGGCGGCATGGGGTCGGTCATGGGGTCGATCGTGACCGGGCTTGCCGTCGGCATTCTTGAAGGGCTGGCCAAGGCGGTCTTCCCCGAAATCGCTTCAACAGCGGTCTTCATCCTCATGGCCATCGTGCTTCTTGCCCGGCCCAACGGCTTGTTCGGAAAGGTCTGA
- a CDS encoding ABC transporter ATP-binding protein → MLEVHELNAWYGDSHVLHGMTLNIAEGEVVTLLGRNGAGKTTTLKAIMGLVAKTSGQILHKGTDIRGVRPDRIARRGLGICPEHRGIFASLSVRENLLLPPRLAPGGMSLDHIYELFPNLKERETSRGTQLSGGEQQMLAIARILRTGVRFLLFDELTEGLAPVIVSQIATALHELKSLGYTILLVEQNAAFVSRIADRHYLVQDGRVTDCLPASEFGRNIEKVHATLGL, encoded by the coding sequence ATGCTTGAGGTTCACGAGCTCAACGCATGGTATGGCGACAGTCATGTTCTGCACGGCATGACGCTGAACATTGCCGAAGGTGAGGTGGTTACGCTGCTCGGCCGCAACGGCGCGGGAAAGACCACCACGCTGAAGGCGATCATGGGTCTGGTCGCCAAGACCTCCGGTCAGATCCTGCACAAGGGAACCGACATAAGGGGCGTCAGGCCCGATCGGATCGCGAGACGGGGCCTGGGCATCTGTCCTGAGCATCGGGGGATCTTCGCTTCCCTCTCTGTCCGCGAAAACCTGCTGCTGCCGCCGCGCCTTGCGCCCGGGGGCATGAGTCTGGACCATATCTACGAGCTCTTCCCAAATCTGAAAGAGAGAGAGACCAGCCGGGGCACCCAGCTCTCGGGCGGAGAGCAACAGATGCTGGCCATCGCCCGGATCCTGCGGACCGGCGTGCGCTTTCTGCTCTTCGACGAACTGACGGAAGGGCTGGCGCCGGTGATCGTGTCGCAGATTGCGACTGCCCTGCACGAGCTGAAATCGCTTGGCTACACGATATTGCTGGTCGAGCAGAATGCCGCCTTCGTCAGCCGGATCGCCGACCGGCATTATCTCGTGCAGGACGGCCGGGTGACAGATTGCCTCCCCGCCTCCGAGTTCGGGCGGAACATCGAAAAAGTTCACGCAACCTTGGGTCTCTGA
- a CDS encoding ABC transporter ATP-binding protein, with amino-acid sequence MSQSILEVTGLTKRFGGFLAVDNVDLSIKDGSIHALIGPNGAGKTTCFNLLTGTIPPTGGQIRFRGKDITGYGAAKVARSGIVRSFQISSVFGGFTVIDNLRLALQQRRRHNFDFWRSDKVLKRYDDRAEELIGEVGLNGYMDRVANTLSYGQKRGLEIATTLALDPDLLLLDEPTSGMGREDIGRLVELLKRIRKGRTILMVEHNLPVIEGLCDRVTVLARGSVLAEGGYAEVASDQNVREAYLGAADA; translated from the coding sequence ATGTCGCAATCGATCCTTGAGGTCACAGGGCTTACCAAGAGGTTTGGCGGGTTCCTCGCCGTCGACAACGTCGACCTGTCGATCAAAGATGGCAGCATTCACGCATTGATCGGGCCAAACGGGGCGGGCAAGACAACCTGTTTCAACCTCCTGACGGGCACGATCCCGCCAACGGGCGGGCAGATCAGGTTTCGCGGAAAAGACATCACCGGCTACGGCGCTGCCAAGGTGGCGCGGAGCGGCATCGTGCGGAGCTTCCAGATTTCTTCCGTGTTCGGAGGGTTCACCGTTATCGACAATCTTCGGCTGGCCCTGCAGCAGCGGCGGCGTCACAACTTCGACTTCTGGCGGTCCGACAAGGTTCTCAAGCGATATGACGACCGCGCCGAAGAGCTGATCGGCGAAGTCGGATTGAATGGCTACATGGATCGTGTCGCCAACACGCTTTCATATGGCCAGAAGCGCGGCCTCGAGATCGCCACGACACTTGCCCTCGACCCGGACCTGCTTCTTCTGGACGAGCCCACCTCGGGCATGGGGCGTGAAGACATCGGGCGCCTTGTCGAATTGCTCAAGCGCATTCGAAAGGGCCGGACGATTCTCATGGTCGAACATAATCTTCCGGTTATCGAAGGGCTGTGCGATCGCGTCACTGTCCTTGCGCGCGGCAGCGTTCTGGCCGAAGGCGGCTACGCCGAGGTGGCCAGCGACCAGAATGTCCGCGAAGCCTATTTGGGGGCGGCGGATGCTTGA
- a CDS encoding ABC transporter substrate-binding protein, producing MKLVSPKRRLSRLLVTLALALCGQQALAQVSDDVVKIGFLSDLSGGASALSGESTAEAVRMAIEDMGGEVLGAPVELLVADQLNKPDVGLAIAREWFDTEQVDLLLDVNSSAVALAVNDLAQERNRVFVTGSSAAELVGERCAITTTEWIADTKTLSRSIAAPLVAEGFDNWFFITIDYAFGHALEEEASKSIEAGGASIVGSVSHSPQTTDFSSFLLEAQARGAQTLALATFGTHTTNIIKQAREFGLDVKIVPFFLSLVDIKAIGQENLADTYSSTSFYWNRNEASRAWAARFQERWERAPTFANAQHYSSTLHYLKAVKAAGTDEAQAVAKAMHDMPIEDETGIVAYLREDGRVVREMYSFKVKTPDQSESEWDVMEIIATLPGDQAAPPLEESGCAYE from the coding sequence ATGAAGTTGGTATCACCAAAGCGGCGCCTTTCACGGTTGCTTGTAACCCTCGCCCTCGCGCTCTGCGGCCAGCAGGCTTTGGCTCAGGTCTCTGACGATGTGGTCAAGATCGGCTTTCTGAGCGATCTGAGCGGCGGTGCATCGGCATTGTCCGGCGAAAGCACGGCCGAGGCCGTTCGGATGGCGATTGAAGATATGGGGGGCGAAGTGCTGGGAGCCCCGGTCGAACTGCTCGTGGCGGACCAGCTGAACAAACCCGATGTCGGGCTAGCGATCGCCCGGGAGTGGTTCGATACCGAGCAGGTCGATCTGCTGCTCGACGTGAACAGTTCGGCCGTTGCTTTGGCGGTGAACGATCTTGCTCAAGAGAGAAACAGGGTTTTTGTCACCGGTTCGTCCGCTGCCGAGCTTGTCGGCGAACGCTGTGCGATCACCACCACCGAATGGATTGCGGACACCAAGACATTGTCCCGCTCGATTGCGGCGCCCCTTGTTGCGGAAGGTTTCGACAATTGGTTCTTCATCACGATCGACTACGCGTTCGGGCATGCGCTTGAAGAAGAGGCGAGCAAGTCGATCGAGGCCGGGGGCGCCAGCATCGTAGGCAGCGTTTCGCACTCGCCGCAAACAACCGACTTTTCTTCTTTCTTGCTGGAGGCACAGGCGCGCGGCGCGCAGACACTTGCTCTGGCCACCTTCGGCACCCACACGACCAACATCATCAAGCAGGCGCGCGAATTTGGTCTTGATGTGAAGATCGTGCCCTTTTTCCTTTCGCTGGTCGACATCAAGGCCATCGGGCAGGAAAACCTCGCAGACACCTACTCTTCCACGTCCTTTTACTGGAACCGCAACGAGGCCAGCCGTGCATGGGCCGCGCGCTTTCAGGAAAGGTGGGAACGCGCCCCCACCTTTGCCAATGCGCAGCACTACAGCTCGACCTTGCACTACCTGAAGGCAGTCAAAGCAGCCGGCACCGACGAGGCTCAAGCGGTGGCCAAGGCCATGCACGACATGCCGATCGAAGATGAGACCGGCATCGTCGCCTACCTGCGCGAAGACGGCCGCGTGGTCCGCGAGATGTACTCGTTCAAGGTCAAGACGCCTGATCAGTCAGAGTCGGAATGGGACGTGATGGAAATCATCGCCACTCTGCCGGGTGATCAGGCAGCGCCGCCGCTCGAAGAAAGCGGATGCGCCTACGAATAG